In Callospermophilus lateralis isolate mCalLat2 chromosome 18, mCalLat2.hap1, whole genome shotgun sequence, one DNA window encodes the following:
- the Tat gene encoding tyrosine aminotransferase produces the protein MDPYMIHTNGDGNLSPVLDVHVNINGKSSGLGKMKGRKARWSVKPSDMSDKTFNPIRAIVDSMKVNPNPNKAMISLSIGDPTVFGNLPTDPEVTQAMKDALDSGKYNGYAPSIGYLSSREEVASYFHCPEAPLEAKDVILTSGCSQAIELCLAVLANPGQNILIPRPGFSLYKTLAESMGIEVKLYNLLPEKSWEIDLKQLESLIDEKTACVIVNNPSNPCGSVFSKSHLQKILAVAARQCVPILADEIYGDMVFSDCKYEPLATLSTNVPILSCGGLAKRWLVPGWRLGWILIHDRRDIFGNEIRDGLVKLSQRILGPCTIVQGALKSILRRTPQEFYHNTLSFLKSNADLCYGALAAIPGLQPVRPSGAMYLMVGIEMEHFPEFENDVEFTERLVAEQSVHCLPATCFEYPNFFRVVITVPEVMMLEACSRIQEFCEQHYHCTEGSQEECDK, from the exons ATGGACCCCTACATGATTCACACCAATGGCGATGGCAACCTCTCCCCGGTTCTGGATGTGCATGTCAATATCAATGGGAAAAGCTCTGGACTGGGAAAAATGAAAGGCAGGAAGGCCAGGTGGTCTGTGAAGCCCTCTGACATGTCTGACAAAACTTTTAATCCCATCCGGGCCATTGTGGACAGCATGAAGGTGAACCCTAATCCAAACAAAGCCATGATttctctgtccattg GAGACCCAACTGTGTTTGGAAACCTACCTACTGATCCTGAAGTTACACAAGCAATGAAAGATGCCCTTGACTCTGGGAAATACAATGGTTATGCTCCATCCATAG GATACCTGTCTAGCCGGGAGGAGGTTGCTTCTTATTTCCACTGTCCTGAGGCACCATTGGAAGCTAAG GATGTCATTCTGACAAGTGGCTGCAGTCAGGCTATTGAACTTTGTTTAGCTGTGTTGGCCAATCCAGGACAAAACATCCTCATTCCAAGACCCGGTTTTTCTCTCTACAAGACTTTGGCTGAATCTATGGGAATTGAGGTCAAACTATATAATCTATTG cCAGAGAAGTCTTGGGAAATTGACCTGAAACAACTGGAATCTCTGATTGATGAAAAGACAGCTTGTGTCATTGTTAACAACCCGTCAAATCCCTGTGGGTCAGTGTTCAGTAAGAGTCATCTTCAGAAGATTCTGGCAG TGGCTGCAAGGCAGTGTGTCCCCATCCTAGCTGATGAGATCTATGGAGATATG GTGTTTTCAGATTGCAAATATGAGCCATTGGCCACCCTCAGCACCAATGTCCCCATCCTGTCCTGTGGAGGGCTGGCTAAGCGCTGGCTGGTTCCTGGCTGGAGGTTGGGCTGGATCCTTATCCATGACAGAAGAGACATTTTTGGCAATGAG ATTCGAGATGGGCTGGTGAAGCTGAGTCAGCGGATCTTGGGACCCTGTACCATTGTCCAGGGAGCTCTGAAAAGCATCCTGCGCCGTACCCCTCAAGAGTTCTACCACAACACACTAAGCTTCCTCAAG TCCAATGCTGATCTTTGCTATGGGGCATTGGCTGCCATCCCTGGGCTTCAGCCTGTCCGCCCTTCTGGGGCCATGTATCTCATG GTTGGAATTGAGATGGAACATTTCCCAGAATTTGAAAACGATGTGGAGTTCACGGAGCGGTTAGTTGCTGAACAATCTGTCCACTGCCTCCCAGCAACG TGCTTCGAGTACCCGAATTTCTTCCGGGTGGTAATTACTGTCCCCGAGGTGATGATGCTGGAGGCTTGTAGCCGGATCCAGGAGTTCTGTGAACAGCACTATCATTGTACTGAAGGGAGCCAGGAGGAGTGTGACAAATAG